The sequence gacaggaggtgggggaagcaggatcactagtgaggtgataggaggagggggagcagggtcactagtggggtgacaggaggagggggaagcaggatcactagtggggtgacaggaggaggggggagcacggtcactagtggggtgacaggcagagggggagcagggtcactagtggggtgacaggaggagggggggcagggtcactagtgaggtgaaaggaggagaggagcaggatCACAAGTgaggtgaaaggaggaggggagcaggatcactagcggggtgacaggaggaggaaaaGCAGGGTcagtagtgaggtgacaggaggaggagggagcagggtcactcgtggggtgacaggaggaggggaagcaggatcactagtgaggtgacaggaggagggggagcagggtcactagtggggtgacaggcagagggggaagcagggtcactagtggggtgacaggaggagggggagcagggtcactagtggggtgacaggcagagggggaagcagggtcactagtggggtgacaggaggaggggggagcagggtcactagtggggtgacaggcagagggggagcagggtcacaagtggggtgacagaaggaggggggcagggtcactagtgaggtgaaaggaggagaggagcaggatcacaagtgaggtgacaggaggaggggtagcaggatcactagtgaggtgacaggagtaggagggagcagggtcactagtggagtgacaggaggaagggaagcaggatcactagtgaggtgacaggaggaggggggagcagggacactagtggggtgacaggagtaggggagcagggtcactaatggggggacaggaggagggggaagcagggtcactagtgaggtgacaggaggagggggagtagagtcactagtgaggtgacaggaggaggaggagcagggtcactagtggggtgacaggaggaggggggagcaggatcactagtgaggtgacaggaggagggggagcagggtcactagtggggtgacaggaggagggggaagcaggatcactagtggggtgacaggaggagggggagaaggatcactagtggggtgacaggaggaggggaagcagtatcactagtggggtgacaggaggtgggagagcagggtcactagtgaggtgacaggaggagggggagcagggtcactagtgaggtgacaggaggaggaggagggagtagagtcactagtgaggtgacaggaggaggggaagcagggtcactagtggggtgacaggaggaggagggagtagAGTCACTAGTGagctgacaggaggaggaggagggagtagAGTCACTAgttgggtgacaggaggagggggaagcaggatcactagtggggtgacaggaggtgggggaagcaggatcactagtggggtgacaggaggagggggagcaggatcactagtgaggtgacaggaggagggggagcagggtacctagttgggtgacaggaggagggggaagcaggatcactagtggggtgacaggaggaggggggagcagggtcactagtggggtgacaggaggaagggaagcaggatcactagtggggtgacaggaggtgggggaagcaggatcactagtgaggtgacaggaggagggggagcaggattactagtggggtgacagaaggagggggggcagggtcactagtgaggtgaaaggaggagaggagcaggatCACAAGTgaggtgaaaggaggaggggaagcaggatcactagtgaggtgacaggaggttggggagcagggtcactagtggggtgacaggcagAGGGGgatgcagggtcactagtgaggtgacaggaggagggggagtagagtcactagtggggtgacaggaggagggtgaagcaggatcactagtcgggtgacaggaggagaggggagcagggtcactagtggggtgacaggaggaggagggagcagggtcactagtggggagacaggaggTGGGCAAAGCAGGGTCAAtagtggggggacaggaggagggggatcagggtcactagtggggtgacaggagaaggagggagcagggtcactagtggggtgacagggggaggaggaagcagggtcactagtgaggtgacaggaggagaggaaacAAGGTCACtaatggggtgacaggaggagggggagcagggtcactagtggggtgacaggaggagagagaagcagggtcactagtggggtgacaggaggagggggagcagggtcactagtttggtgacaggaggaagggggaagcagggtcaataGTAGGGTAACAGAAagagagggagcagggtcactagtggggtgacaggaggagggtgaagcaggatcactagtggggtgacaggaggagaaagaagcagggtcactagtgaggtgacaggaggaggggaagcaggatcactagtgaggtgacaggaggagggggagcagggtcactagtgaggtgacaggaggaggggggagcaggttcactagtgaggtgacaagggtaggagagcagggtcactagtgaggtgacaagaggagggggagtagagtcactagtgaggtgacaggaggaggggggagcatgttcactagtgaggtgacaggaggaggagggagcagggtcactagtggggtgacaggaagagggggagcagggtcactagtgaggtgacaggaggaggagggagcagggtcactagtaaggtgacaggaggaggggaagcagggtcaatagtggggtgacaggaagagggggagcagtgtcactagtggagtgacaggaggagagggaagcagggtcactagtggggtgacaggaggaggggtaagcagGGTcaatagtggggtgacaggaggaggggaagcagggtcaatagtggggtgacaggaggagaaagaagcagggtcactagtggggtgaaaggaggaggtgaagcaggatcactagtggggtgacaggatgagagggaagcaggatcactagtggggtgacaggaggaggggggagccgggacactagtggggtgacaggaggaggggggagcagggacactagtggggtgacaggagtaggggagcagggtcacaaatggggggacaagaggagggggaagcagggtcactagtggggtgacaggaggagggggaagcagggacactagtggggtgacaggagtaggggagcagggtcacaaatggggggacaggaggagggggaagcagggtcactagtgaggtgacaggaggagggggagcagggtaactagtggggtgacaggaggaggagggagcagggtcactagtggggtgacgggaggagggtgaagcaggatcactagtcgggtgacaggaggagaggggagcagggtcactagtggggagacaggaggagggggaagcagggtcactagttgggagacaggaggaggggaaagcAGGGTCAATAGTGGAGGGACAGGAGTAGGGggatcagggtcactagtggggtgacaggaggagagagaagcagggtcactagtggggtgacaggagaaggaGGGAGCAGGCTCAATAGTGGgatcacaggaggagggggagcagggtcactagtgaggtgacaggcggAGAGGAAACAAGGTCACtaatggggtgacaggaggagggggagcagggtcactagtgtggtgacaggaggagggggaagcagggtcaataGTAGGGTAACAGGAagagagggagcagggtcactagtggggtgacagaaggagaaagaagcagggtcactagtgaggtgacaggagaaggagggagcagggtcactagtgggatcacaggaggagagggagcagggtcactagtgaggtgacaggaggagaggaaacAAGGTCACtaatggggtgacaggaggagggggagcagggtcactagtggggtgacaggaggagagagaagcagggtcactagtggggtgacaggaggagaagggagcagggtcactagtgtggtgacaggagaagggagcagggtcactagtggggtgacaggaagagagggagcagggtcactagtggggtgacaggaggagggggaagcaggataACTATTGAGGTGACAAGAGGAGGGGGAGTagagtcactagtgaggtgacaggaggaggggggagcaggttcactagtggggtgacaggaggagaagggagcagggtcactagtggggtgacaggaagagggggagcagggtcactagtggggtgacaggaggagggtggagcaatgtcactagtggggtgacaggaggagaagggagcagggtcactagtggggtgacaggaagagggggagcagggtcactagtggggtgacaggaggagggggagcagaatcaatagtagggtgacaggaggaggggaagcagggtcactagtgcggTGATAGGAGGAgtagggagcagggtcactagtggggtgacaggaggagtagggagcagggttactactggggtgacaggaggaggggaagcagggtcaatagtggggtgacaggaggagaggtaagcagggtcactagtggggtgacaggagaaggagggagcaaggtcactagtgggatgacaggaggtgggggagcagggtcactagtggggtgacaggaggaggggggagcagggtcactagtgggttgacaggaggaggggggagcagggtcactagtggggtgacaggaggtgggggagcagggtcactagtggggtgaaaggaggaggggggagcagggtcactagtggggtgacaggaggagggggaagcagggtcactagtggggtgacaggaggagggggagcagggtcactagtgaggtgacaggaggaggggaagcagggtcactagtggggtaacaggaggtgggggaagcagggtcactagtgaggtgacaggaggaggggggagcagggtcactattgggttgacaggaggaggggggagcagggtcactagtggggtgacaggaggtgggggagcagggtcactagtggggtgacaggaggaggggggagcagggtcactagtgggatgacaggaggtggggagcagggtcactagtggggtgacaggaggaggggggagcagggtcactagtgggttgacaggaggagggggaagcagggtcactagtggggtgacaggaggagggggagcagggtcactagtggggtgacaggaggagggggagcagggtcactagtgaggtgacaggaggaggggaagcagggtcactagtgggttgacaggaggagaggggagcagggttactagctgggtgaccggagaagggggaagcagggtcactagtggggtgacaggaggaggggggagcagggtcactagtggcgtgacaggaggaggggaagcagggtcactagtggggtgaccggagaagggggaagcagggtcactagtggggtgacaggaggtgggggagcagggtcactagtggggtgacaggaggaggggggagcagggtcactagtgggatgacaggaggtggggagcagggtcactagtggggtgacaggaggaggggggagcagggtcactaatgggttgacaggaggagggggaagcagggtcactagtggggtgacaggaggagggggagcagggtcactagtggggtgacaggaggagggggagcatggtcactagtgaggtgacaggaggaggggaagcagggtcactactgggttgacaggaggagaggggagcagggttactagctgggtgaccggagaaggggggagcagggtcactagtggggtgatagtagtagcggggagcagggtcactagtggggtgacaggaggagggggagcagggtctctAGTTGGGTGATAGTagtaggggggagcagggtcactagtggggtgacaggaggagggggagcagggtctctAGTTGGGTGATAGTAGTaggggggagcaggatcactagtggggtgacaggaggaggggggagcagggtctctAGTTGGGTGATAGTAGTAGGGGGGAATAGGGTCACCGGGGTCCAGTCACATGAGTGACATATACAGCGAGAAAGTGTGGTAGAGAGTGAGACTACAAACCTACATGACCTTGTGATCCTGGATGGTCTATGTATGTCTTCTCCAACTTTCCCTCAGGGATTGTTCTCTCAACAGGAATTATGTTTCTCCTGGAGCTAAACTGAACCAGCATCTGTCCCGAATGGTAGACAGAGCTAAATTTAAGTGGCTGATACAATCCTGAGTAAAAATCTCCTCCGTCAAAGGGGAAAGCTAGTTCCTTCTGCTGATTCAGGAGATAATTAACTAAACGGTGCCACCTATAGACAGCTTTGGGGAACACATAGaaagcattaaagggtttgtccaagttatatttattgatgacttatcctcaggataggtcatcaatatcagatcgtcaggGTTCCGACAGccgacacccccaccgatcagctgtttgaagagaatgcacgcgccgtgccagcgctgcctcctcttcattgtttacctgcttgctgttGCATCTGCAGTAGTGTATAGGaacaagccgtcccattgaaatgaatgggactgctTCGGTGTAATTACACCAGCTCACCGCTTCAGatgcgatggcgagcaggtaaacaatgaagaggaggcagcgctggcacggcgcgcgccttctcttcaaacagctgatcagatcaACTATAGCTCcacccattgtgtagtggacggagctggtaactgcagcgccgctcctattcacttctgtcCACTACTCGGTGGATGGAGCTGTAGTTCTGGGGCTGGAGCTACTTCATAACAGCTGATAGCGGTAATCGCCGCATCGTATAGCCGTCACCCATCATTGGATACAGGTTTATGAAATAAAAATTCAAGCCAGATAATATCAGAAAATATAGAATTTATTGAAAGATGATTTCAAACATCAGTCTCTTATAGTATTTCCAGAAGCAGCAACAACTATGGACCCCATGAATAAAGGAAGTCCGGTTCTGCCTTCAGTAAGTGCCTGCATGGCAGTGTAATGTCTCAGCTGGACTGGCGGTTTAATACAGCACCGACGCCATGTCTGACAGTATCCAGGAGGGGTCTGCAGAGGGGGCTGCTCCATAGAGCTGTAGGATGGGGGGATTCTCATTGTAACCATTCCAGGTCTTTTCTGTGGCTGGGAAATTCCCATTTTGAGCTTCCTGTGCAGATTTGCTTGGTTGTAGAAGATGTCTTGCTCTTCTGTTCTGGAACCAAATCTggagaaaaatggaaaaataatcatcattaatATAACTGAGCAAGAAAAGCGAAGAACAAAAACATTCTTTCAGTAGGGTTAActgcttagtgaccagcctgttttgggtcttaccgaccaagcgtttttcttccttttttcatcgtcgcattccaagagctataacctttttatttttccatctatataggccactgcgtttttacgttataaattttacggcgttcatttttcagtataaataacataatatctttattctttgGGTCACTACAattacagggataccaaatacatatagtttttttttccattttactacattttgtgcaataaaaccccttttttttttaaaggaaaaatttttttttgcattgccgcttcccaagacacataacttttttatatttatttatacggagttgtgtgagggcttgatttttgcgagacgacttgtatttttcactggtattattttggagtaaatggcgctttttgatcgcttgttattaagtattttcggtggcaactaagaataaattagcaattctttcttttttttatttcatttttacggcgttcaccgtaggggatagtttacatgatatttatgtagtccgggtcggtacagacgcagcaataccaaacatatgggggagaatttttgtcattgaaaagcatattttcaatggaaaaaaagcataatttttatttttatttttatttatttaccttttttttgccatgtaatagtcccacaaggggactataacagattgCTTTTACAATGCCTATAGTGcgctgcattttaatggcaatactATTCTCACATTGACCAGCGCAGCCTGATGGAAactactcaaggctggtctggggcctacatcagaccccatcCAGCctacacacacatcggcaccccgcgatcgcatttgccattgcccgcggcatgtaaagtgttaaacagcccaggTCGGCACTCCTGcctgtccgggctgttagagcagggccgcggctctcgtgtgagagctgggcccctgctccccgctgcacgggggacctgtgcagcgcttagaccgggccgccgtaaaaaacggcagcccagcctaaggtACCTTAGTGACCTCCGTAAAATGCGTATGGgtgatcactaaggggttaaattcttattattatttgtatcattattataatattttatcTAAGTCGACAATCATTTCCTACCTGTATTCTTTGCTCTGAAATTCCAGTCAGGCGACCAATCCGACATCTGCTGGTAAAATCTGGATACGGATTCCGCTCAAACTCGCTGGTGAGGAAGGCGATCTGTTCTTTATTGTAGTTCGTCCTCTTTATTCCTCTGTTCTTGGAGGCAGTTGTCCTCATCTCATCCTCTTCCATCCTGGCCTTCTTATAAACTGGATTTTCTTGTTCGTGGAATTTTCCTGGAGACACAAGATGAGGGAGAGAGTGTGAAATTTTATAGTGAAAGAAAAATTCTAACATTTATTCTCTTCGAGTTTGGACCAATTCTATTAGATAATACAAGTCAGGAATGAATATGATGGTTGACCATTACTAGTGCAGCATTGACTTACGCTTAGCTGTGGTTGGAAACTCTTCATTGGGTACATAGTTGAAGGTTGATGATGATGACGGTATCTTCACTATCTTTGATGGCTTCTTCAGATCCAGTTTCTTCCCTACTTGTGCCTGCTGCTGGATTCTTACCAGATTGTAAATCTCCAGTAGAGATTCCCTCAGGGTAAGAGAGCATTGTAGATCTTGTTGAGCGTCCGTGGAACAGAAGAAACCAGGAAATAAGTGCATGGTATTGGATGCGGGTGGGTGGCACTGGtccaccaaggtaggagacattgCTGGATAGTCTTCTTCTAGAGAGAGAACGGTGGAAAGGACCTGGTCAAGCTCTGAGTCCATGGCTGCCCACTAAGTGCAATGACAGAATGAGGATCCATGGCCATCTTATAAATGGACTGGATGAAGGACTCCTCTGGAGAACAAAGTGGACCTTCCCTTGATGTTTTCTAAAGAGTGACAAAAATGATGTCTCCTCCCTTGATCTTCCGTACACACCTCAACCACTGACACCTCATAGTGCGGACAATACACAAATACTAATGGagcatttattatgtaaatgGACGTTCACGCATAACCTCTGATGCTGCAGGATTTCTGCTAACACCTCTGTGAGCAAAGGACAATACAATCCCAGAAGAAGAGCCAGATAGTAACTAATACTACAGTATTAGGTAGGAAataggatggatggatagatagatagatagatagatagatagatagatagatagatagatagatatgagatatatagatagatagatagatagaaagataaaagatagataatagatagatagataatagatagatagatagatagatagatagatagataatagatagatagatagatagatagatagataatagatagatagataatagatagatagatagatagatagatagatagatagatagatagatagatagatagatagataatagatagatagatagataatagatagatagatagatagatagatagatagatagatagataatagatagatagatagatagataatagatagatagatagatagatagatagatagataatagatagatagatagatagataatagatagatagatagatagatagataatagatagatagaaagataatagatagatagatgatagatgatagaaagataatagatagatagatagatagatagatatatagatagatagatgatagatgatagatagataatagataatagataatagatagatagatagataatatgtaTTTTGCGCAGACATTGTGGTCGTGGATTGGAGCTCATTACAAGGATCAGTTGCTGAATTCCTTTGTAGTCCCACTTGCTGACGATGTCTCTGCCCGGCCACCTCATCCCTCTAATGTCACCTTCTTGTGTATTGAGGGCTCATTACCGGCCAATTCATTATGCCATAATGGCCATTAGGATCCTAAAGACTACCGGATCTCCAGGTGGCCGTGCGGTGATGGAGGCGGCAGCGCTCCGGCACTCATCATCCGATTACTTTCTTACGTGTATATTGGACGACCAATGTCCTTTATGTGCTGTTTTCTCCATGACACATTGAGAGGTCTTTTCCGATCTCTATTATAGTCATTTTTCCTTCTCTTTTATTTTTCTTAGGGGTAAAATgtacaaaaattgaaaaattgaaaaatttagagtttttttaaataaaatatactaATTCACACACAAATAATGGCTTTTCCTATTTAGTTTCAGCAATTTATTATGCATAGAGCAGTTGCTttttcctgtatttgtattttagTTTTATTACATATTTTTGGCGCCTGGAGACCATGCAATCGCTTGATCCATTAGCAGCAGCATTTTGGCCCCGGTCTCCATCTAGAATTTTTGATCGTGTTGCGGTCTCGTTATGTCACATGCCACAAATtgacagtcttaggcctctttcacacgaccgttttttttccgttttgcgggccgtttttttgagttccgtatacggtccgtattacggaaccattaatttcaatggttccgcaaaaaaaacgtaatgtacttcgtatgcattccgtttccgtatttccatttttccgttccgttgaaagatagaacatgtcctattattgcccgcaaatcacgttccgtggctccattcaagtcaatgggtccgcaaaaaaaacggaacacatacggaaatgcatccatatgtcttccatatccgttccatatttgcggaaccatctattgaaaatgttatgcccagcccaattttttctatgtaattactgtatactgtatatgccatacggaaaaacggaaaggaaaaacggaaccgaaacggaaacacaactgaaacaaaaaaaacggaacaacagatccgtgaaaaacggaccgcaaaatactgaaatagccatacggtagtgtgaaagaggtgtTAAGATGTTATGCCGCAATGCGACAATGTGATCTTCATATCATGTGACCAAAGTTATGGGGCAGCCCGAGCCCATGAAAAAAAACTGCTTTATCTTATACTTTGTTTTATTACTttcatttttattgttattttgttattttatttttagtttgtcatgattttattttttatttttaagtaatttttttgcagtttataactgcacttttatttttagtttgattttgtattttatcttgATTATATAAAGCTTTTTTagcttattttttgttttattctacctttgttgcttttttttattatataatgcTATTTTTAGTTTATGTTTAATGTTTATTCTAACTTTGTTgctatttttaactttatttgttttattagttACTCTTTAATTTAATTTAGATTTTTATTAGATTTGTAGTTTATTTTTCGTTTGAATTTTGTTATTTTATAATGCTAGATTTTATTTTTAGTTAACTTTTTCTGTTTCATTTTACCTTATTTtaaatgtttagttttttttagtattattagtttattttttttatttttttgtttaattgtTTGTTATTTCATAGtgttagattttatttttaactcATTTTCTATGTTTTAGTCTACtgtttttgcaataaaaaaataaataaaacatttaataGTTTAGAATTCTTTACACTGAAACTTCCACACCAGTCCAGGCTGATGTCAAAGTGACTTTTTAGCATAATAATACAATTGTCTCCTTCCATGTCCACTTGAAGTGTTTATGCATTTTATTTGAAGTCtatttttattgttgtttttaacaCTTTCTTATTCATATTTAATATATGACACCACTGGGCCCAAAACCTCTAGTGTGAACTGGGTAGACACCTCCAGGTAGGATCAAGGTCTGAAGGTGTCATCACCTCTTTTAAGTCACATCAAAGTTATGTTTCTTTTGTGtcccaaaatacatttttttacttctCCAAGTGTGATGTGGCTATATAAGTGCTGGAAAGTCCAAGACAACCTCAAATCTGAGTAGAGAAGACCCAAAAGAGCACACATGGAGAAGGACCCAGAGCTGGATCAAGCCATCTCCAATGCTTTATCTCTACAGGAAGACTATCCAGATCTATACCTTCCACCAAGTGACAAGGACATGAATGACTCCATTACAATTCCTAAAATTCCCTTGGAGACAGAAATACAGAAGCCTCTGAATGATCCAAACAGGCTTCAGGACACCTTGGTGGAGCTTTATTCCATCCTTGGGATACCACAGGAGCCTCCAATAACCAGACCTTTCAACGTCTGGAGAGACCAATCTACACCATCCATCGTTACTCAGGATGACCTTCTGACCAGGAAGCCACCAAATGGAATTAagagtaagatttttttttatatattgtcaGCCCTATTGTAAAAATGTCCAAAATCTTTTTGGACAATGGGTGTCACCACCAATGAGTAGAAGTTCTGGGAGTATTAGTGGAGGTTTATATCTGTCATCATTGCTTATTGTCCTGGAAAGGAAAATGGTGGCCAAAACTGAAAAATGTTGTTCAATCAATTTTGATTACTGGAGATTTTTCCCCGAATGTTGTGCGTTCATGATTTCTGGGATTGTCTCTGTTAATGGGCTTCCCTTGGAGTAGAAATTTTGATGTGTTTCCCGCAGGacaggtgatcagtatctgattggtgggggtctaacaACCGGCACCCCCTCATGTTAGAAGGGTCCATAGACAATAAGCTGAACTCAAAATGTCCTCACAGCGATCAGCTGTGATCTGTTGGAGAACTTGGCAGTAACTGTCCAATGTTcctacagtgccaccacagggaatatgaagcattacacagtgctcAATCAAATACATGGGTTTTGAGTGTAATGctggacaggacaggtcctccagagggaGAGATGCTCTTTGTAACATCTCTCCACTCTCGCCAAGACATGAAGCTTCTAAACAATGGACCGCTCCCTAGAAACCCAGAATTCACCATATTAAAATGTGTTTTcttactggacaacccctttcatgttGTCCACTGCTTGTCTATTTTTTTCAGGGATGTTTCCTAAAGAGGAAATGGGAATATCTAAGAGAGTCAAGGAAGAGAAAGAAGGCCAAGTCC is a genomic window of Bufo bufo chromosome 1, aBufBuf1.1, whole genome shotgun sequence containing:
- the LOC120988740 gene encoding homeobox protein siamois-like — encoded protein: MEKDPELDQAISNALSLQEDYPDLYLPPSDKDMNDSITIPKIPLETEIQKPLNDPNRLQDTLVELYSILGIPQEPPITRPFNVWRDQSTPSIVTQDDLLTRKPPNGIKSKIFFYIFYWTTPFMLSTACLFFSGMFPKEEMGISKRVKEEKEGQVPSTSIQNCRKRTLYNRQQTLFLQKQFDFNPYPDYVSRCCFAQVTGIPEPRIQVIIFIHNLFQMLSSIHSATPVYRPCVVLQFSLIHFNGADLQYQAQPVRKQLYFF